The window atattatttgaattgatttatgGTAACATcagtgtaggtacattattgaGTACTGAATATACTTCTTATCTTATAATGTTCATCtaaaactagcggtccctcacGACATCATCCGCATTTGAGTCAAACTTAAAAGACAGTCATAGGCTATCGAAGACtaatttttagaacttttaaagagtaACCATTCCGTTATACTTACATACTTCCGTAGCGTTGGCGGaacgcatcgcacgcattgAAGTCTCTCAAAAAGGATTATTTAGTAGCGATGTTACATATATAGCCTTAAACCGATAGACTATCCAACACGAGACAAATCCAATTCGAACCAGCAGTTCCTGAGCTTATAGCGCCTTCAACCAAACATGATTATAAGTGTGTACGTACTATGATTCATCGGGGTTATTACTTGGTTTCAAATGAGTGAAGGAAATAATTATGATtagataaataatgtttatttttatttggtgctATGTGCTAATGGTGCGAAATGGCAAAAACAAAGTATAagaatacttatatttatagattCAAACGATTACGTAAATACGTTTATCTGTTACTGTGACAaccaaaaacactttcgcaattattatattagcttATAATATGTTCAGTAAATAAAACTCAACTCAGTTGAAAATGTATTCACACTTTTATTTCTCGCTTCTTCCAAGCACAGTCAATCGAGTGAATCCCGTCTGAATTCCCGCTCCAGGCCAAGATAGTTCCAGTTTTTTCGCAGTCTATATCCGGTTCCCTGATTGGTACACGACCTAAACTTCTAAGTGGCGTGATCTTTTCTCGCCAACTAAACCACCCACTTATATAAACCAACGTTAAAAGCATTCTAATATTCCTTTAATAAACTCATACCCCTCAACGAATTAATTGACAACTTTCaagtaatgataaataatataaaaaaaaatgattattaatattgtttattaaaataaatataaaataattaataaaaaaacatccaaaagccgattatgcaaaaaaaacctaCCTGAGGTCTTATAACCATCGCTTAAACAGTGTTACTATAATGTTATTCCTTATTTTCGGTATGCCAACTGTTTAAATCGATAGTAGTAACGCCCCTGGTAACTTCATCAATACAAAAAAGTACTTAGTTAAGCATTATATGactcttaataatataatttaacacGAAATGCTTTTATCAACTCTAGATAACCTTAATCGCACATGACCGCTAGAATTGTTACTGAAAGTACGTAAATTATACTTATCTAATATATATCAAGAAAAATGTATCAATGAGTTTTAATATCTTGGCATACGTACTGCccgctattttttatttattaaagtattataaTTGCGCTCTTCAGTGGacacttaaaattataacaaatcgGTTTCGGTTCgacttcggtttcacagataagtctcagagacagtacataatgtacctctaaagcctgtgcagtattatttcggttttcattaacacgttgtacACGCACTGGGCTTACTGGCCAACTCGCTGGCCAACTCGCAAGCTAACTCGGCATTGTGTAAACAAGCCCTTATAAACTTTGTAACATACAGTAACAATTAACAGAAAATATAATTCGTTAGAAaggttttaatagttttttattgttgtagtaGAAACTCTTGCACTCTCTTATTGAAATCCTCCGCGTATTTCAAATGTATATGATGCTTGCCTTCCGGGTAGAGATGTATCCTGTAAATacaaaaacatgttttattatgGACATAACATATGGGTACTAATACTAGAATGATTATGTTTTTTGGTATTAAAATACTGAAATACTTcagttgaaattataattaaaatctctttatattcatatttttaaaggtaTTAACCGCTTTTTAAACGAGCTTGTATATTAACTATAATGTACCTTGATCCTTCTATATGCGTGTGTAAATGGGATACATGGACTTGATCAACCATCGGGTCCTTCTCCCCATACAGTATGTAAGTGGGACACTTTATGTTCTTCAGCTGGTGTGAGCAAATGTCGCCGTTGTTGGCTTGGTATATCGCGTCCATAGCGTCTACCCAGTTCGCCCAATATTTGGCAAACCTCTCTTTGCCGTATATTTCAATCATTGGCTCCACTAGTCTTTTGGACCATTTGTTGACGTCTTTTATttctagaataaaaaacaatttgtttaaaCTCAACCTCgtgacataaatattatattctgaCTCTAAAATGAGGaggtcatcatcacatcaacccatacCGATCCATtacggagcacgggtctcctcccacaatgagcaaggggttaaggccgtagtccaccacgctggcccagtgcgtattggtggactgcacacccctttgagaacattatgaagaactctcaggcatgcaggtttcctcacgatgttctcattcaccgttgaagcaagtgatattttagttacttaaaacgcacgtaactcaaaaagttagaggtgcgtgctgggattcgaactcggccccccgaaagtgaagtcgagctcctacccaatgcgctttcACCGTTTCCCGCTTATAATGaaagaaatgataaattgtAATCACGATTCTACAGCGCTACTGTCGCGATGTAACGATACAGACGCATCGCAGTCGCTTGCACCCGAAGCAGACGTACGTTTGTAACGATAAAGATGCAACAAATACAATGTTAAGATTAttgctatttatgtatttatgatatgttaaagtatacattactttattttttaaatatttcgatCGATCACAACAGATCTGCATCAGTCGACTTGACAGTTCAAACTTTGCATAACTGTTGGTTTAAGAAGATTCGCTCGGACGCAATAGCGATGGGAAAATTAGGAACtgcagtgaaaaaaaaattatgaacgaATCTAAAATTCTCGTGTGTATTTCTGATGTTCAATATTTGCAACATCGCTTTAACGATTATCGCTTTGACATGCCATTCAAGCTAGAGTAGCCAACAGTGGCGCGCATGTTGGCTACTAGCCAACATGCGACTAGTCCAAAGTGTGAACATACTTTTATATGCTTCAAGCTCAGCAGGCAGTATAAAGGAGTTTGCCCCCCAAACAACCAGTTTGTTGACAGCATCCGGATATTTGGCAGCTAGTATCAGACTTGTTATGCCGCCGTCACTGAAACCCAGCAGTGAGAACTTCGGTATTTGTAATACCTTGAAAACAAAAACCATATAAATaccacttaaatattttttttttgtaattacgataggccagcgcttgacgataaCAATGCCTGTTTGAAAGCAATCAT of the Pararge aegeria chromosome 10, ilParAegt1.1, whole genome shotgun sequence genome contains:
- the LOC120626757 gene encoding valacyclovir hydrolase-like isoform X1; amino-acid sequence: MITLIKTISPLCSFRITRVLYSTTTIPKEHKTKVGKYEINYVKVGNGNHNVLCAPGALGTIWSEFNHQIEGFNRDKFSLIVWDPPGYGKSYPPEKNFSVDFLEKDADMAYELMKVLQIPKFSLLGFSDGGITSLILAAKYPDAVNKLVVWGANSFILPAELEAYKKIKDVNKWSKRLVEPMIEIYGKERFAKYWANWVDAMDAIYQANNGDICSHQLKNIKCPTYILYGEKDPMVDQVHVSHLHTHIEGSRIHLYPEGKHHIHLKYAEDFNKRVQEFLLQQ
- the LOC120626757 gene encoding valacyclovir hydrolase-like isoform X2 produces the protein MIKKVATPSCTEHKTKVGKYEINYVKVGNGNHNVLCAPGALGTIWSEFNHQIEGFNRDKFSLIVWDPPGYGKSYPPEKNFSVDFLEKDADMAYELMKVLQIPKFSLLGFSDGGITSLILAAKYPDAVNKLVVWGANSFILPAELEAYKKIKDVNKWSKRLVEPMIEIYGKERFAKYWANWVDAMDAIYQANNGDICSHQLKNIKCPTYILYGEKDPMVDQVHVSHLHTHIEGSRIHLYPEGKHHIHLKYAEDFNKRVQEFLLQQ